A genome region from Canis lupus dingo isolate Sandy chromosome 7, ASM325472v2, whole genome shotgun sequence includes the following:
- the TXNDC2 gene encoding thioredoxin domain-containing protein 2 isoform X2 has protein sequence MHTRHWPQANTQQDHQSPLLQGLTSHVTPLVPEFLNPARIQEKALAHQVNSIQHKSAKESKGPQPKDIFLPVWGGNSFNFSAKTLQPEQAVIPNFSAKIISPNQADTPNSSEKNIPLKQADISDFSAKPISPKEGNTPSFLAKIIPPKQSDTFNFPAKTIPPNQPDTPNFSAKTIPPKQADTSYSSEKIIPPKEGEIPNSSEKNILRKDDTTSTSSEKNILRKQSDTTKSPAKSILPKQGSSPKFLAKSILPKQANTPKLQAKTLQSKQINSPKVLAKSILPKHGQTSKSSEENILPREGDIKSSEDTIQPKEGDIPKSSKEIIQPVEGNVLKPSGTMELLEVDLVKVILNKEDFELALKEAGERLVAVDFSATWCGPCRTIKPLFRSLSLKYEDVVFLEVDADECEELVKDLEIICIPTFQFYKQEEKVGEFCGAVKEKLEAIIAELK, from the exons ATGCACACCAGGCACTGGCCACAGGCCAACACGCAGCAAGACCATC aAAGTCCATTGTTACAGGGTCTGACCAGCCACGTGACTCCCTTGGTCCCAGAATTCTTGAACCCAGCACGTATCCAGGAGAAGGCCTTGGCTCATCAGGTCAACAGCATACAGCACAAGTCTGCAAAGGAGTCCAAAGGTCCGCAGCCCAAGGACATATTCCTACCTGTATGGGGTGGTAACAGCTTCAATTTCTCAGCAAAAACCTTGCAGCCTGAACAGGCTGTCATCCCCAATTTTTCAGCAAAAATCATCTCACCTAACCAGGCTGATACCCCtaattcttcagaaaaaaatatcccaCTCAAGCAGGCTGACATCTCTGATTTCTCAGCAAAACCCATCTCACCCAAAGAGGGTAACACCCCCAGTTTTTTAGCAAAAATCATCCCCCCCAAGCAGTCTGATACCTTCAATTTCCCAGCAAAAACCATCCCACCCAATCAGCCTGACACCCCCAATTTTTCAGCAAAAACCATCCCCCCCAAGCAGGCTGACACCTCCTATTCTTCAGAAAAAATTATCCCACCCAAGGAAGGTGAAATCCCCAATTCCTCGGAAAAAAACATCCTGAGAAAGGATGACACTACATCTActtcttcagaaaaaaacatCCTGCGCAAGCAGAGTGACACCACCAAATCACCAGCAAAATCCATCCTGCCTAAACAGGGCAGTAGCCCTAAGTTCTTAGCAAAATCCATCCTGCCCAAACAGGCCAACACCCCCAAGTTGCAAGCAAAAACTCTCCAGTCTAAGCAGATCAATAGCCCCAAGGTTTTAGCAAAAAGCATCCTGCCCAAGCACGGCCAAACCTCCAAGTcctcagaagaaaacatactGCCCAGAGAGGGTGACATCAAGTCCTCAGAAGATACCATTCAGCCCAAGGAGGGTGACATCCCCAAGTCCTCAAAAGAAATCATCCAGCCTGTAGAAGGCAATGTCCTGAAGCCATCAGGGACAATGGAACTCCTGGAGGTGGACTTGGTGAAAGTGATCCTGAACAAGGAGGACTTTGAGTTGGCGCTCAAGGAGGCCGGGGAGAGGCTGGTGGCCGTGGACTTCTCGGCCACCTGGTGTGGGCCTTGCAGGACCATCAAGCCCCTTTTCCGTTCCCTATCCTTAAAGTATGAGGATGTAGTGTTCCTGGAAGTGGATGCTGATGAGTGTGAGGAGCTGGTGAAAGACCTGGAGATCATTTGTATCCCAACCTTTCAGTTTTATAAACAAGAAGAAAAGGTGGGAGAATTTTGTGGCGCTGTTAAAGAAAAACTTGAGGCAATCATTGCAGAATTAAAGTAA
- the TXNDC2 gene encoding thioredoxin domain-containing protein 2 isoform X1, with product MDKEMEVENDRAGAPEEPKMRPEKQEKANQESPLLQGLTSHVTPLVPEFLNPARIQEKALAHQVNSIQHKSAKESKGPQPKDIFLPVWGGNSFNFSAKTLQPEQAVIPNFSAKIISPNQADTPNSSEKNIPLKQADISDFSAKPISPKEGNTPSFLAKIIPPKQSDTFNFPAKTIPPNQPDTPNFSAKTIPPKQADTSYSSEKIIPPKEGEIPNSSEKNILRKDDTTSTSSEKNILRKQSDTTKSPAKSILPKQGSSPKFLAKSILPKQANTPKLQAKTLQSKQINSPKVLAKSILPKHGQTSKSSEENILPREGDIKSSEDTIQPKEGDIPKSSKEIIQPVEGNVLKPSGTMELLEVDLVKVILNKEDFELALKEAGERLVAVDFSATWCGPCRTIKPLFRSLSLKYEDVVFLEVDADECEELVKDLEIICIPTFQFYKQEEKVGEFCGAVKEKLEAIIAELK from the exons ATGGACAAGGAAATGGAGGTGGAGAATGATAGAGCTGGAGCCCCAGAAGAACCAAAAATGAGgccagagaaacaagaaaaagccaATCAAG aAAGTCCATTGTTACAGGGTCTGACCAGCCACGTGACTCCCTTGGTCCCAGAATTCTTGAACCCAGCACGTATCCAGGAGAAGGCCTTGGCTCATCAGGTCAACAGCATACAGCACAAGTCTGCAAAGGAGTCCAAAGGTCCGCAGCCCAAGGACATATTCCTACCTGTATGGGGTGGTAACAGCTTCAATTTCTCAGCAAAAACCTTGCAGCCTGAACAGGCTGTCATCCCCAATTTTTCAGCAAAAATCATCTCACCTAACCAGGCTGATACCCCtaattcttcagaaaaaaatatcccaCTCAAGCAGGCTGACATCTCTGATTTCTCAGCAAAACCCATCTCACCCAAAGAGGGTAACACCCCCAGTTTTTTAGCAAAAATCATCCCCCCCAAGCAGTCTGATACCTTCAATTTCCCAGCAAAAACCATCCCACCCAATCAGCCTGACACCCCCAATTTTTCAGCAAAAACCATCCCCCCCAAGCAGGCTGACACCTCCTATTCTTCAGAAAAAATTATCCCACCCAAGGAAGGTGAAATCCCCAATTCCTCGGAAAAAAACATCCTGAGAAAGGATGACACTACATCTActtcttcagaaaaaaacatCCTGCGCAAGCAGAGTGACACCACCAAATCACCAGCAAAATCCATCCTGCCTAAACAGGGCAGTAGCCCTAAGTTCTTAGCAAAATCCATCCTGCCCAAACAGGCCAACACCCCCAAGTTGCAAGCAAAAACTCTCCAGTCTAAGCAGATCAATAGCCCCAAGGTTTTAGCAAAAAGCATCCTGCCCAAGCACGGCCAAACCTCCAAGTcctcagaagaaaacatactGCCCAGAGAGGGTGACATCAAGTCCTCAGAAGATACCATTCAGCCCAAGGAGGGTGACATCCCCAAGTCCTCAAAAGAAATCATCCAGCCTGTAGAAGGCAATGTCCTGAAGCCATCAGGGACAATGGAACTCCTGGAGGTGGACTTGGTGAAAGTGATCCTGAACAAGGAGGACTTTGAGTTGGCGCTCAAGGAGGCCGGGGAGAGGCTGGTGGCCGTGGACTTCTCGGCCACCTGGTGTGGGCCTTGCAGGACCATCAAGCCCCTTTTCCGTTCCCTATCCTTAAAGTATGAGGATGTAGTGTTCCTGGAAGTGGATGCTGATGAGTGTGAGGAGCTGGTGAAAGACCTGGAGATCATTTGTATCCCAACCTTTCAGTTTTATAAACAAGAAGAAAAGGTGGGAGAATTTTGTGGCGCTGTTAAAGAAAAACTTGAGGCAATCATTGCAGAATTAAAGTAA
- the LOC125755485 gene encoding homeobox protein engrailed-2-like yields the protein MAPEADAIGETAQSGGAPAAAVCWLGAGGGGGGGGGSAELYDGAGSRRPNPRRLPLCGRTPGPPAGSAAPGLTTDSTPHQPPRPRALRSSAPHVTASACLRARPGGRGPLAPVPPSSPALRGAGHCACALGASRPLGARTVKGTGVDGGRSEAPWQRRGVHRGAGGRNPRSRLVPTAKLENRLLAAHYCLPSGNA from the coding sequence ATGGCCCCGGAGGCGGACGCCATCGGAGAGACAGCGCAGAGCGGGGGCGCGCCCGCGGCGGCGGTTTgctggctgggggcggggggcggcggcggcggcggcggcggctcggccGAGCTCTACGATGGGGCCGGCTCACGGCGCCCGAACCCCCGACGCCTGCCGCTCTGTGGCCGGACCCCTGGGCCGCCCGCTGGGTCAGCAGCTCCGGGCCTCACAACTGACTCAACCCCACACCAGCCGCCGCGGCCACGCGCACTGCGATCCTCGGCACCCCACGTGACGGCCTCTGCGTGCTTACGTGCGCGCCCCGGCGGCCGGGGGCCCCTAGCGCCCGTCCCGCCCTCCAGTCCTGCCCTGCGCGGCGCCGGCCACTGCGCCTGCGCGCTCGGGGCCTCGCGGCCGCTCGGAGCTCGAACTGTCAAGGGAACGGGTGTGGATGGAGGGCGGAGCGAAGCCCCGTGGCAGCGACGCGGTGTGCACCGCGGGGCGGGAGGGCGCAATCCTCGCTCACGTTTAGTTCCGACGGCGAAGCTGGAGAACCGGCTGTTAGCAGCGCATTACTGTCTTCCAAGTGGGAACGCttaa